In Procambarus clarkii isolate CNS0578487 chromosome 53, FALCON_Pclarkii_2.0, whole genome shotgun sequence, the following proteins share a genomic window:
- the LOC123767157 gene encoding uncharacterized protein isoform X1, whose translation MAGRWDGFQGLPHGWEVRFDSRSGRYYFIDHINKHTSWEDPRLKTAPPPPPHPETLPVEMRAQQENQSLPHHQPPWMSPYLGGRFSSYYPPYGSYNLACMPPYALYGPVYPLQNATNTTRAAGSGICTDDYKHGGSSGADAGTGHDSLTLQKEVGLTEAIEHSQLAIAKISAMFPTVPESHIKDLMKKYHNREAVVISALQVQKHPLATPGPFGTFTPPPMRHFIPTATALVALQSTKASLAAPSTTVTTPASELKTATTTTISQDKTMTQVTASKSHISTSKTQGTTTTTSNGIAVTSKNIDQSSIFNSKIDRGYRPVYERARGTHLLEEKSRKSPMIGQRGSLERSIGSPHMGRRSFDRCAGSPRLGQGSLERSIGSPYLGRDSPLLSSRASSPHTILEGSPRPATRSTSEFARSQLGSPRMDYRQSPRPSPHSPKIKLRYLKGIFPKVEPTVILDVLTQCNYNVKDASEKMILMGHDMKETVLSPPKLKDRAESKENKAPPKPSPGPSRPKNLSEKHKKKVRNQLTVEYPALTPTIVTMALQSVFYDEIRARQVLNNMAESDRKTQEALATITPKMSRRAESKTVTLSLIGSPPLSRRDGVKPARPTLPRTRINTAWTAAQTVSQGTSTDEDLSFRSEQRTHPSGPNTSLHKGPSECLLLSDYQAWHGPNPDNASGHSKSLAQGPKRALLRGPSGLARGQDPSIRKGPQGLAKGSKFIQGIKKEPCFSTKML comes from the exons ATGGCCGGGAGGTGGGACGGGTTCCAGGGCCTCCCTCACGGCTGGGAGGTCCGGTTTGACTCCAGATCTGGCAGATA CTACTTTATTGAccatatcaacaagcacacatcaTGGGAGGACCCACGTCTCAAGACTGCTCCCCCGCCTCCCCCACATCCAGAAACACTTCCAGTAGAGATGAGAGCTCAACAGGAGAATCAGTCTCTCCCTCATCACCAG CCTCCCTGGATGAGTCCCTATTTGGGGGGTCGCTTCTCCTCCTACTACCCACCGTATGGAAGCTATAACTTGGCTTGCATGCCTCCATATGCACTGTATGGCCCTGTTTATCCACTGCAG AATGCGACCAACACCACTCGTGCAGCTGGCTCGGGTATTTGCACAGATGATTACAAACATGGAGGCTCTTCAGGTGCTGATGCAGGCACAGGGCACGACTCTCTCACACTACAGAAG GAGGTAGGATTGACAGAAGCTATTGAGCACTCTCAGCTAGCAATTGCAAAAATCTCTGCCATGTTTCCCACTGTTCCAGAGTCTCATATAAAAGATCTGATGAAGAA ATACCATAACAGGGAAGCTGTAGTCATCAGTGCACTACAGGTACAAAAGCATCCCCTTGCCACACCTGGACCTTTCGGCACCTTCACACCACCTCCAATGCGACATTTCATTCCAACTGCTACTGCACTTGTGGCACTACAAAGCACTAAGGCATCATTGGCAGCCCCTTCAACCACAGTAACTACACCAGCTTCAGAACTTAAAACtgcaaccactaccaccatatcCCAAGATAAAACCATGACTCAGGTAACCGCATCTAAAAGTCATATAAGCACCAGTAAAACTCAGGGGACTACCACGACTACGAGCAATGGTATTGCTGTTACCTCCAAAAATATTGACCAGTCATCAATTTTCAATTCAAAGATTGATCGTGGTTATCGTCCAGTGTATGAGCGGGCTAGAGGAACGCACCTTCTTGAAGAGAAGTCGAGAAAATCCCCCATGATAGGCCAGCGTGGGTCTCTGGAGAGGTCCATTGGCTCTCCACACATGGGTCGTAGGTCCTTTGATAGATGTGCAGGATCTCCCAGATTGGGGCAAGGTTCACTGGAGCGATCTATAGGCTCTCCATATCTGGGTCGGGATTCCCCCCTCCTGTCTTCGCGTGCTTCCTCTCCTCACACAATATTGGAAGGGTCTCCACGACCCGCTACCCGCTCTACTTCAGAATTTGCCCGTTCACAATTAGGATCGCCCCGCATGGATTACCGCCAATCACCTAGACCCTCCCCACACTCTCCCAAGATCAAACTCAG GTACCTAAAGGGAATATTTCCAAAGGTTGAGCCTACAGTCATATTGGATGTTTTGACCCAGTGTAACTACAATGTTAAAGATGCCTCAGAAAAGATGATCCTGATGGGCCATGATATGAAAGAAACGGTATTATCTCCACCCAAGCTGAAGGATAGGGCGGAGAGTAAAGAGAACAAAGCTCCGCCAAAACCTTCGCCTGGGCCCTCTCGACCAAAGAATTTGAGTGAAAAACATAAGAAGAAAG TGCGTAACCAGCTGACAGTTGAGTATCCAGCATTAACACCGACAATAGTGACAATGGCCCTACAGTCGGTTTTCTACGACGAGATACGAGCTCGACAAGTTCTCAACAACATGGCTGAATCTGACCGTAAAACACAAGAGGCACTGGCAACCATCACTCCTAAAATGTCAAG ACGTGCTGAGAGCAAAACGGTGACTCTGAGTCTGATTGGATCTCCTCCTTTGTCCAGAAGAGATGGAGTAAAACCTGCAAGACCAACATTACCGAGAACAAGAATTAACACTGCTTGGACTGCTGCTCAAAC TGTGTCACAAGGTACAAGTACCGATGAAGACCTCAGTTTTCGCAGTGAGCAGCGAACACATCCAAGTGGTCCCAACACCAGTTTACACAAGGGACCCTCGGAGTGCCTCTTGCT